One Loxodonta africana isolate mLoxAfr1 chromosome 15, mLoxAfr1.hap2, whole genome shotgun sequence genomic window carries:
- the LOC100666693 gene encoding tyrosine-protein kinase ZAP-70 isoform X1, whose amino-acid sequence MCVKGLVGYRETQVGFLGPISSSRTSCLSLLGTETPGLHRLYEAQGAPHGRGSGSTRLRATLRAAAAAMPDPAAHLPFFYGSISRAEAEDHLKLAGMSDGLFLLRQCLRSLGGYVLSLVHDVRFHHFPVERQLNGTYAIAGGKAHCGPAELCEFYSRDADGLPCNLRKPCNRPPGLEPQPGVFDSLRDAMVRDYVRQTWKLEGEALEQAIISQAPQVEKLIATTAHERMPWYHTNLTREEAERKLYSGAQTDGKFLLRPRKEQGTYALSLIYGKTVYHYLISQDKAGKYCIPEGTKFDTLWQLVEYLKLKADGLIYCLKEACPNSSASAASGAAAPTLPAHPSTLTQPQRRMDTLNSDGYTPEPARPVSSEKTEKKRPLPMDTSVYESPYSDPEELKDKKLFLKRENLLVADLELGCGNFGSVRQGVYRMRKKEIDVAIKVLKQSTEKADKDEMMREAHIMHQLDNPYIVRLIGVCQAEALMLVMELAGGGPLHKFLAGKKEEIPVSNVAELLHQVTMGMRYLEEKNFVHRDLAARNVLLVNRHYAKISDFGLSKALGADDSYYTARSAGKWPLKWYAPECINFRKFSSRSDVWSFGVTMWEAFSYGQKPYKKMKGPEVITFIEQGKRMECPAECPPEMYTLMRDCWTYKWEDRPDFLTVEQRMRTYYYSLASRAEGPEGCGQGAEAACG is encoded by the exons GCTCTACGAGGCGCAGGGCGCGCCCCATGGACGGGGTTCAG GCTCTACGAGGCTCAGGGCCACCCTGCGCGCGGCTGCGGCGGCGATGCCCGACCCTGCGGCGCACCTGCCCTTCTTCTACGGCAGCATCTCGCGCGCCGAGGCCGAGGACCACCTGAAGCTGGCGGGCATGTCGGACGGGCTGTTCCTGCTGCGCCAGTGCCTGCGCTCGCTGGGCGGCTACGTGCTCTCGCTGGTGCACGACGTGCGCTTCCACCACTTCCCGGTGGAGCGCCAGCTCAACGGCACCTACGCCATCGCGGGCGGCAAGGCGCACTGCGGGCCCGCCGAGCTCTGCGAGTTCTACTCGCGCGACGCCGACGGGCTGCCCTGCAACCTGCGCAAGCCGTGCAACCGGCCGCCGGGCCTCGAGCCCCAGCCCGGGGTCTTCGACAGTCTGCGCGACGCCATGGTGCGCGACTACGTGCGCCAGACCTGGAAGCTGGAG gGCGAGGCGCTGGAGCAGGCCATCATCAGCCAGGCCCCGCAGGTGGAGAAGCTCATCGCCACCACGGCCCACGAGCGGATGCCCTGGTACCACACCAATCTGACGCGTGAAGAGGCCGAGCGCAAACTCTACTCGGGGGCTCAGACCGACGGCAAGTTCCT GCTGAGGCCCCGGAAGGAGCAGGGCACGTACGCGCTGTCCCTGATCTACGGGAAAACCGTGTACCACTACCTCATCAGCCAGGACAAGGCCGGCAAGTACTGCATTCCTGAGGGAACCAAGTTTGACACTCTCTGGCAG CTGGTAGAGTACCTGAAGCTGAAGGCTGATGGGCTCATCTACTGCCTCAAGGAGGCCTGTCCTAACTCCAGTGCCAGTGCTGCCTCAG GGGCCGCTGCTCCCACACTCCCAGCCCATCCATCCACGCTCACCCAG CCTCAGAGACGGATGGACACCCTCAACTCAGATGGATACACCCCTGAGCCAG CACGCCCAGTGTCCTCGGAGAAAACGGAGAAAAAGCGACCGCTGCCCATGGACACGAGTGTGTACGAGAGCCCCTACAGCGACCCCGAGGAGCTCAAGGACAAGAAGCTCTTCCTGAAGCGCGAGAACCTCCTCGTGGCTGACCTCGAACTCGGCTGCGGCAACTTCGGCTCAGTCCGCCAGGGCGTCTACCGCATGCGCAA GAAGGAGATCGACGTGGCCATCAAGGTGCTGAAGCAGAGCACGGAGAAGGCCGACAAGGACGAGATGATGCGGGAGGCACACATCATGCACCAGCTGGACAACCCCTACATCGTGCGGCTCATCGGCGTCTGCCAGGCCGAGGCGCTCATGCTGGTCATGGAGCTGGCGGGCGGCGGGCCCCTGCACAAGTTCCTGGCCGGAAAGAA GGAGGAGATCCCTGTCAGCAACGTGGCAGAGCTGCTGCACCAGGTGACCATGGGGATGAGATACCTGGAGGAGAAGAACTTCGTACATCGTGACCTGGCGGCCCGCAACGTCCTGCTGGTCAACCGGCACTATGCAAAGATCAGCGACTTTGGCCTCTCCAAGGCTCTGGGTGCCGACGACAGCTACTACACC GCTCGCTCAGCGGGGAAGTGGCCGCTCAAGTGGTACGCGCCCGAGTGCATCAACTTCCGCAAGTTCTCCAGCCGCAGCGACGTCTGGAGCTTCGGGGTCACCATGTGGGAAGCCTTCTCCTATGGACAGAAGCCCTACAAG AAGATGAAGGGCCCCGAGGTCATCACCTTCATCGAGCAGGGCAAGCGGATGGAGTGCCCAGCAGAGTGTCCGCCTGAGATGTACACACTCATGAGAGACTGCTGGACCTACAA GTGGGAGGACCGCCCAGACTTCCTGACCGTGGAGCAGCGCATGCGGACCTACTACTACAGCTTGGCcagcagggctgaggggcctgaGGGATGTGGGCAGGGGGCCGAGGCTGCATGTGGCTGA
- the LOC100666693 gene encoding tyrosine-protein kinase ZAP-70 isoform X2 gives MPDPAAHLPFFYGSISRAEAEDHLKLAGMSDGLFLLRQCLRSLGGYVLSLVHDVRFHHFPVERQLNGTYAIAGGKAHCGPAELCEFYSRDADGLPCNLRKPCNRPPGLEPQPGVFDSLRDAMVRDYVRQTWKLEGEALEQAIISQAPQVEKLIATTAHERMPWYHTNLTREEAERKLYSGAQTDGKFLLRPRKEQGTYALSLIYGKTVYHYLISQDKAGKYCIPEGTKFDTLWQLVEYLKLKADGLIYCLKEACPNSSASAASGAAAPTLPAHPSTLTQPQRRMDTLNSDGYTPEPARPVSSEKTEKKRPLPMDTSVYESPYSDPEELKDKKLFLKRENLLVADLELGCGNFGSVRQGVYRMRKKEIDVAIKVLKQSTEKADKDEMMREAHIMHQLDNPYIVRLIGVCQAEALMLVMELAGGGPLHKFLAGKKEEIPVSNVAELLHQVTMGMRYLEEKNFVHRDLAARNVLLVNRHYAKISDFGLSKALGADDSYYTARSAGKWPLKWYAPECINFRKFSSRSDVWSFGVTMWEAFSYGQKPYKKMKGPEVITFIEQGKRMECPAECPPEMYTLMRDCWTYKWEDRPDFLTVEQRMRTYYYSLASRAEGPEGCGQGAEAACG, from the exons ATGCCCGACCCTGCGGCGCACCTGCCCTTCTTCTACGGCAGCATCTCGCGCGCCGAGGCCGAGGACCACCTGAAGCTGGCGGGCATGTCGGACGGGCTGTTCCTGCTGCGCCAGTGCCTGCGCTCGCTGGGCGGCTACGTGCTCTCGCTGGTGCACGACGTGCGCTTCCACCACTTCCCGGTGGAGCGCCAGCTCAACGGCACCTACGCCATCGCGGGCGGCAAGGCGCACTGCGGGCCCGCCGAGCTCTGCGAGTTCTACTCGCGCGACGCCGACGGGCTGCCCTGCAACCTGCGCAAGCCGTGCAACCGGCCGCCGGGCCTCGAGCCCCAGCCCGGGGTCTTCGACAGTCTGCGCGACGCCATGGTGCGCGACTACGTGCGCCAGACCTGGAAGCTGGAG gGCGAGGCGCTGGAGCAGGCCATCATCAGCCAGGCCCCGCAGGTGGAGAAGCTCATCGCCACCACGGCCCACGAGCGGATGCCCTGGTACCACACCAATCTGACGCGTGAAGAGGCCGAGCGCAAACTCTACTCGGGGGCTCAGACCGACGGCAAGTTCCT GCTGAGGCCCCGGAAGGAGCAGGGCACGTACGCGCTGTCCCTGATCTACGGGAAAACCGTGTACCACTACCTCATCAGCCAGGACAAGGCCGGCAAGTACTGCATTCCTGAGGGAACCAAGTTTGACACTCTCTGGCAG CTGGTAGAGTACCTGAAGCTGAAGGCTGATGGGCTCATCTACTGCCTCAAGGAGGCCTGTCCTAACTCCAGTGCCAGTGCTGCCTCAG GGGCCGCTGCTCCCACACTCCCAGCCCATCCATCCACGCTCACCCAG CCTCAGAGACGGATGGACACCCTCAACTCAGATGGATACACCCCTGAGCCAG CACGCCCAGTGTCCTCGGAGAAAACGGAGAAAAAGCGACCGCTGCCCATGGACACGAGTGTGTACGAGAGCCCCTACAGCGACCCCGAGGAGCTCAAGGACAAGAAGCTCTTCCTGAAGCGCGAGAACCTCCTCGTGGCTGACCTCGAACTCGGCTGCGGCAACTTCGGCTCAGTCCGCCAGGGCGTCTACCGCATGCGCAA GAAGGAGATCGACGTGGCCATCAAGGTGCTGAAGCAGAGCACGGAGAAGGCCGACAAGGACGAGATGATGCGGGAGGCACACATCATGCACCAGCTGGACAACCCCTACATCGTGCGGCTCATCGGCGTCTGCCAGGCCGAGGCGCTCATGCTGGTCATGGAGCTGGCGGGCGGCGGGCCCCTGCACAAGTTCCTGGCCGGAAAGAA GGAGGAGATCCCTGTCAGCAACGTGGCAGAGCTGCTGCACCAGGTGACCATGGGGATGAGATACCTGGAGGAGAAGAACTTCGTACATCGTGACCTGGCGGCCCGCAACGTCCTGCTGGTCAACCGGCACTATGCAAAGATCAGCGACTTTGGCCTCTCCAAGGCTCTGGGTGCCGACGACAGCTACTACACC GCTCGCTCAGCGGGGAAGTGGCCGCTCAAGTGGTACGCGCCCGAGTGCATCAACTTCCGCAAGTTCTCCAGCCGCAGCGACGTCTGGAGCTTCGGGGTCACCATGTGGGAAGCCTTCTCCTATGGACAGAAGCCCTACAAG AAGATGAAGGGCCCCGAGGTCATCACCTTCATCGAGCAGGGCAAGCGGATGGAGTGCCCAGCAGAGTGTCCGCCTGAGATGTACACACTCATGAGAGACTGCTGGACCTACAA GTGGGAGGACCGCCCAGACTTCCTGACCGTGGAGCAGCGCATGCGGACCTACTACTACAGCTTGGCcagcagggctgaggggcctgaGGGATGTGGGCAGGGGGCCGAGGCTGCATGTGGCTGA